The following coding sequences are from one Streptomyces angustmyceticus window:
- a CDS encoding GNAT family N-acetyltransferase, protein MPPTDSGLGSSSEDTLDLQLPPEFGALFAEGHGPASPDAPAAGPLLDNLAGWGAADTPAGPFELVPVRPARDLDRITGWMNDPAVAAFWELAGPPETTAAHLRPQLDGDGRSVPCLGVLAGVPMSYWEIYRADLDPLARHYPARPQDTGVHLLIGGAGDRGRGLGAMLLRATADLVLDHRPQCARVLAEPDLRNTASVAAFLSAGFRYGDEIELPGKRAALMVRDRAHRHLL, encoded by the coding sequence GTGCCACCCACCGATTCCGGCCTCGGCTCCAGCTCCGAGGACACCCTCGACCTGCAGCTCCCGCCCGAGTTCGGCGCGCTGTTCGCCGAGGGGCACGGGCCGGCGTCCCCCGACGCCCCGGCCGCCGGGCCGCTGCTCGACAACCTGGCGGGCTGGGGAGCGGCCGACACTCCCGCGGGGCCGTTCGAGCTCGTCCCCGTCCGGCCCGCCCGCGACCTCGACCGGATCACCGGCTGGATGAACGATCCGGCCGTGGCGGCCTTCTGGGAGCTGGCGGGCCCGCCGGAGACCACCGCCGCCCACCTTCGCCCCCAGCTCGACGGCGACGGCCGCAGCGTGCCCTGCCTGGGGGTGCTGGCCGGTGTCCCGATGAGCTACTGGGAGATCTACCGGGCCGACCTCGACCCCCTCGCCCGCCACTACCCGGCACGGCCCCAGGACACCGGTGTCCACCTGCTCATCGGCGGCGCCGGCGACCGGGGGCGCGGGCTGGGCGCCATGCTGTTGCGCGCCACCGCCGACCTCGTCCTCGACCACCGGCCGCAGTGCGCGCGCGTCCTCGCCGAGCCGGATCTGCGCAACACCGCCTCCGTCGCGGCCTTCCTGAGCGCGGGATTCCGCTACGGCGACGAGATCGAACTTCCCGGCAAACGCGCGGCGTTGATGGTCCGCGACCGCGCCCACCGCCACCTGCTCTGA
- a CDS encoding IucA/IucC family protein — MNERPGPDGGQSAERVPAHQGAGTIESVPRQQRRAPGDTCHTHETPDPAALHGAPGPYDCLRSGDHDPLDHPDPAVAADAAGIEHLLRCWIRESGTPRPAEDGLRLPLRAAAGALRVPVRYWSPTGWHRLGAPTLEGAPPGAAPLDAVTLAALLRREAAYGDRRASDGGEHRVADTDERPAPDDAGGQAPDGDGAELIGRVANSVRNVAVFLTDRRARPADDHGALFLEAEQSLLLGHPLHPTPKSREGLSDAETRAYSPELRGAFPLHWTAVHRSVLAADSAWTERGKPVPAEQLAREFAGDGLRLPAGTVPLPLHPWQARELADRPDVAALREAGLLHDLGAHGPLWHPTSSVRTVYRPDAVAMLKLSLGLRITNSRRENLRKELARGVEVHRLLRTGLAEQWQTVHPGFDIVRDPAYLAVDGLDGAPVQGLDVVIRHNPFSTTDDAVCIAGLTSLRPWPGRSGVRSRLGDLVATLAARTGRPLEAVATEWFLRYLEAVVRPVLWLDGTAGVVLEAHQQNTVVLLDPHGWPVGGRYRDNQGYYFRTSRRAELERRLPGIGADSDSFVADDVTDERFAYYLGINNVLGLIGAFGSQRLAREEILLAAFRRFLADAAAAPRAHRSPLPEQLLAARTLRCKANLATRLHGLDELVGPVETQSVYVTLPNPLAP, encoded by the coding sequence ATGAACGAACGCCCCGGCCCCGACGGCGGCCAGTCCGCCGAGCGCGTCCCCGCCCACCAGGGCGCGGGCACCATCGAGTCCGTCCCGCGCCAGCAGCGGCGCGCCCCCGGCGACACCTGCCACACCCACGAGACCCCGGACCCGGCCGCCCTCCACGGCGCCCCCGGCCCGTACGACTGCCTCCGCTCCGGTGACCACGACCCCCTCGACCACCCCGACCCGGCGGTCGCCGCCGACGCCGCGGGCATCGAGCACCTGCTGCGCTGCTGGATCAGGGAGAGCGGCACCCCCCGCCCGGCCGAGGACGGCCTGCGCCTCCCCCTGCGCGCCGCCGCGGGCGCCCTGCGCGTCCCCGTCCGCTACTGGTCGCCCACGGGCTGGCACCGCCTGGGCGCCCCCACCCTCGAAGGCGCCCCGCCCGGCGCCGCCCCGCTGGACGCCGTCACCCTCGCCGCGCTGCTGCGCCGGGAGGCCGCGTACGGCGACCGCCGGGCCTCCGACGGCGGCGAACACCGCGTCGCGGACACCGACGAGCGACCGGCCCCGGACGACGCGGGAGGGCAGGCGCCGGACGGCGACGGCGCCGAACTCATCGGCCGGGTGGCCAACTCCGTGCGCAACGTCGCCGTCTTCCTCACCGACCGGCGCGCCCGGCCCGCCGACGACCACGGCGCCCTCTTCCTCGAAGCCGAACAGTCCCTCCTCCTCGGCCACCCGCTGCACCCCACGCCCAAGAGCCGCGAGGGCCTGTCCGACGCCGAGACCCGGGCCTATTCGCCCGAACTCCGCGGCGCCTTCCCGCTGCACTGGACGGCCGTGCACCGCTCCGTGCTGGCCGCCGACTCCGCCTGGACCGAACGCGGCAAGCCCGTACCGGCCGAGCAGCTGGCCAGGGAGTTCGCGGGGGACGGCCTGCGTCTCCCCGCCGGCACCGTGCCGTTGCCGCTGCACCCCTGGCAGGCCAGGGAACTCGCCGACCGCCCCGACGTCGCCGCCCTCCGCGAGGCCGGTCTGCTGCACGACCTCGGCGCCCACGGCCCGCTCTGGCACCCCACCTCCTCGGTCCGCACCGTCTACCGCCCCGACGCCGTCGCCATGCTGAAGCTCTCCCTCGGGCTGCGCATCACCAACTCCCGCCGGGAGAACCTCCGCAAGGAACTGGCCCGCGGGGTGGAGGTCCACCGGCTGCTGCGCACCGGCCTCGCCGAACAGTGGCAGACCGTCCACCCCGGCTTCGACATCGTGCGCGACCCCGCCTACCTCGCCGTCGACGGCCTCGACGGCGCACCCGTCCAGGGCCTGGACGTCGTCATCCGCCACAACCCCTTCAGCACCACCGACGACGCCGTGTGCATCGCCGGCCTCACCTCCCTGCGGCCCTGGCCCGGCCGTTCGGGCGTGCGCTCCCGGCTCGGCGACCTCGTCGCCACGCTCGCCGCCCGCACCGGCCGCCCCCTGGAGGCGGTGGCCACCGAATGGTTCCTGCGCTACCTGGAAGCGGTCGTGCGGCCCGTGCTGTGGCTCGACGGCACGGCCGGCGTCGTGCTCGAAGCCCACCAGCAGAACACCGTGGTGCTGCTGGACCCCCACGGCTGGCCGGTCGGCGGCCGCTACCGCGACAACCAGGGCTACTACTTCCGCACCTCCCGCCGCGCCGAACTGGAGCGGCGACTGCCCGGTATCGGCGCGGACAGCGACAGCTTCGTCGCCGACGACGTCACCGACGAACGCTTCGCCTACTACCTGGGCATCAACAACGTCCTCGGCCTCATCGGCGCCTTCGGCTCGCAGCGCCTGGCCCGGGAGGAGATCCTCCTCGCCGCCTTCCGGCGGTTCCTCGCCGATGCCGCGGCGGCCCCCCGGGCGCACCGCTCGCCGCTCCCCGAGCAGCTGCTCGCCGCCCGCACGCTGCGCTGCAAGGCCAATCTGGCGACCCGGCTGCACGGTCTGGACGAACTCGTCGGCCCGGTCGAGACCCAGTCCGTGTACGTCACCCTCCCCAACCCCCTCGCCCCGTAG
- a CDS encoding diaminobutyrate--2-oxoglutarate transaminase family protein, with amino-acid sequence MALTETVPAAAPPAHEGILRRQSLRESAARTYARSLPIVPVRARGLTIEGADGRRYLDCLSGAGTLALGHNHPVVLEAIRTVLDSGAPLHVLDLATPVKDAFTTELFATLPGELAEKGRIQFCGPAGTDAVEAAFKLVRTATGRDGLMAFSGAYHGMTAQALAASGGAQHTDVVRLPYPYDYRCPFQTGGERGAELAARWTQSLLDDHKSGVPHPAGMILEPVQGEGGVIPAPDSWLRRMREITAARQIPLIVDEVQTGVGRTGAFWAVDHSGIVPDVIVLSKAIGGSLPLAVIVYREELDAWQPGAHAGTFRGNQLAMAAGAATLAHVRANGLDRRAGELGARMLDRLTSLADAHDCIGDVRGRGLMLGVELVDRTAGPDATGARPADPRLAAAVQHACLDRGLIVELGGRHSAVVRLLPPLTITDEQADAILDRLADAITAAVRTTPGPTGSSPTTMRGTTP; translated from the coding sequence GTGGCGTTGACCGAAACCGTGCCGGCGGCCGCGCCGCCGGCCCATGAGGGGATCCTGCGGCGGCAGTCCCTGCGCGAGTCCGCTGCCCGTACCTACGCGCGCTCGCTGCCCATCGTCCCGGTGCGCGCCCGCGGGCTGACGATCGAGGGCGCCGACGGCAGGCGCTACCTCGACTGCCTCTCCGGCGCCGGCACCCTGGCGCTCGGCCACAACCACCCGGTGGTGCTCGAAGCGATCCGGACGGTCCTCGACTCCGGCGCGCCGCTGCACGTCCTCGACCTGGCCACCCCCGTCAAGGACGCCTTCACCACCGAACTCTTCGCCACGCTGCCGGGGGAGTTGGCCGAAAAGGGGCGTATCCAGTTCTGCGGCCCGGCCGGCACGGACGCCGTCGAGGCCGCCTTCAAGCTCGTCCGCACCGCGACCGGCCGCGACGGCCTGATGGCCTTCTCCGGCGCCTACCACGGCATGACCGCACAGGCGCTCGCCGCCTCCGGGGGAGCGCAGCACACCGACGTGGTCCGGCTGCCCTACCCCTACGACTACCGCTGCCCCTTCCAGACCGGCGGCGAGCGCGGCGCCGAACTCGCCGCCCGCTGGACCCAGAGCCTCCTCGACGACCACAAGAGCGGCGTGCCCCACCCGGCCGGGATGATCCTGGAGCCGGTCCAGGGCGAGGGCGGCGTGATTCCCGCGCCGGACAGCTGGCTGCGGCGGATGCGGGAGATCACCGCCGCCCGCCAGATCCCGCTGATCGTCGACGAGGTGCAGACCGGCGTCGGCCGCACCGGCGCCTTCTGGGCGGTCGACCACAGCGGCATCGTGCCCGATGTGATCGTGCTGTCGAAGGCGATCGGCGGCAGCCTGCCGCTCGCCGTGATCGTCTACCGCGAGGAGCTCGACGCCTGGCAGCCCGGGGCGCACGCGGGCACCTTCCGCGGCAATCAGCTCGCCATGGCCGCCGGCGCGGCCACCCTCGCCCACGTCCGCGCCAACGGCCTCGACCGGCGCGCCGGAGAGCTCGGCGCCCGGATGCTCGACCGCCTCACCTCCCTCGCCGACGCCCACGACTGCATCGGCGACGTCCGCGGCCGCGGGCTGATGCTCGGCGTCGAACTCGTCGACCGCACCGCCGGCCCCGACGCCACCGGCGCCCGCCCCGCCGACCCCCGGCTCGCCGCCGCCGTCCAGCACGCCTGCCTGGACCGGGGCCTGATCGTCGAACTGGGCGGCAGGCACTCCGCCGTCGTCCGGCTGCTGCCGCCCCTGACCATCACCGACGAACAGGCGGACGCGATCCTCGACCGCCTCGCCGACGCCATCACGGCGGCGGTCCGCACCACCCCCGGGCCGACGGGCTCGTCCCCCACGACAATGCGAGGCACCACCCCATGA